ATATACAAAGTAGTAGAAGCTCTACGAGTATTGACGAAGGAGTATGCAACAGCCAGTGCTGAAATAAAAAAGAGAGAAGACCAAATAGCAGAAGAAACAAACAAAAATAAAGCGCTGCTTGAAGAAATACATCTCACGGAAACAAATATTGCGCGGCTAAAGAAACTGTGGAATGACGAGAAAGCGGTGCTTAAAGCAGTAGAAAAGATAAAAAATGTAGAAGATGCTCGGCGAGAATATCTCCCAACCGATCCGCGGCTTATGGTTATTGAGAATACCTGCACTGATGATGAACACTACCAAGTGTTAGAGGCATGTAAGCTGTATGGCATAAGTGTCGATGATGCACGGCGAGAAGGGGCTAAAGAAGATTTGCGGGAAATAGCAGGTGTTACCCACGGATTTGTCGGCGCTGACGTTGCCGCATTGGCCAAAGAAACAGCAATGATTGTGCTTAGGAAAGTACTTCCTGACCTGAAATTGAGTGAGGAAGAAGAAATCTCTAAAGAGGTTCTTGAAAAACTGAAAATTACAAAAGAAGATTTTATGGAAGCACTCAAAGTAGTGCATCCCTCTGCCATGCGCGAGGTACTTGTCGAAGTGCCTAACATAACGTGGGATGACATCGGCGGCCACGAAGACGTCAAGCAGGAATTAAAAGAAGCAGTTGAATGGCCGCTAAAACACGCAGAAGCATTCCAGCGGCTCGGCATCCGACCGCCGCGGGGAATTCTGCTGTACGGCCCGCCAGGCGCCGGAAAAACACTGCTCGCAAAAGCAGTTGCGAATGAAAGCGAAGCGAATTTTATCCTCGTCAAAGGGCCTGAACTGCTATCGCAGTGGGTTGGCGAGAGCGAAAAAGCGGTGCGCAATGTGTTCAAGCGGGCACGCCAGACCAGCCCGACTATCATTTTTTTCGACGAAATTGACGCTCTCGCGCCTATGCGCGGCGCGAACAGTGACAGCCACGTCACTGAACGCGTCGTCAATCAGCTTCTCACAGAAATGGACGGGCTTGAGGAATTGAAGGATGTTATCGTGGTTGCCGCCACCAACCGGCCGGATATCCTTGACACCGCCCTGCTCCGCCCGGGGCGATTTGACCGCATCATCCTCACGAAAATTCCTGATGAAGATATGCGCAAGAAAATTTTTTCAGTGCACACCAAAAAAATGCCGCTGGGCAAAGATGTGGTGATTGATGTCCTTGCAAAAAAAACAGAGAATTACGTCGGCGCTGATATCGAAGCGGTGTGCCGCGAAGCCGCAATCCTTTCGCTCCGAAAAGACATGAACGCCGCAGAAGTTCCCATGGCATCATTTGAAGAAGCGCTCAAAAAAGTCAAGCCCTCGGTCACGCCAGATATTGAAAAAGCCTACGAAGAGCTCCAAGACAAATTCAAGGCAGCGCGCGGAAAACAAATGATTGCTGAACGGCCGAGCTATTTTGGGTAGATTTGCCATGAAAGAAAAAACAATGGCTCGGATTCTTCTCTTAGGAGTTGATCATGCTGACAGTCTCGGAGCTTCACGATTGGAGGCAGCTTTACGTGCTGAAAAACCAAGTGGTATAACGCTTGAGACAAATGAAAAATACCGTCGAGCATCAGAGAACGGAAGCATCGAACGGTTGCATCGTGCACGCATTACTTTTTGGCGGCGACACGGCCTTCTTCCTGAAATAGAAACAATGATGTTGGAAGATGTACACGCCTATGATTTTGAGATTCGGGGCGCATTTGCTTACAGCAAAGAAAAGGGCATTCCAGTATATTGTATCGAAGACAATACGGCATATGATAAGCTTATCAAAGAATTGCAAAAATATCCTCAGGATTCTCAAGACATTCGTAAGAGGGTCAGCGAAAGAAACCAGTATGACCGCTCTCGAAACCAAATGCGTGCTGAAACATTTTATGATGATGCGCAACGTTTTTTCTCAAACGCTGATGCCAAGTCACGTGATGATGAGCATCACGTTGCTGACATTATGTGTGGCAATTCCGCAATCAATATACCCCGTCGGGATAGAGTCATGGCTCCGGGGCTTTTGCGGATCGCTGAACGCCATCCCGACGCAGAAATCGTACACATTGGCGGCTTAGCGCATTTGTTGGATGATGCAAAAAACAGAACACTGTATTCACGCATAAAAAACCATGCTTCTGTCAGAAGAGCAACGATAAGGGATTATGAAACGGCATGACTGTCGCACAAACTTAATAAACTCCTGCACGTTTTTATTTTCTATGTCCACCCACTCCCAACCAGCCCCCGGCTCCCGCGTGAAAATTCAGATAAACAAAAAAGGCGCATTGAAAGACATTGAAGGGATTCTGATGCCAACTGACGATGACGCGCACACCTTTGTCAAGCTCGACAGCGGCTATAATCTGGGCGTTGAAAATAAATCGATTGTGAAGATACAAACAATAAGCGCGCTTTCTTCAAAACCAACAACCGCCCACCACATACCACTCGCAAAAAATCTCCCCACCATCACTCTCCTTCACACCGGCGGCACCATTGCGTCAAAGGTTGATTACGAATCTGGCGGCGTTACGGCAAAATATTCTGCCCACGACCTTCTTCAGCTGGTGCCCGAGCTTGCCACCATTGCAAACATCAAAACTGAGCTGGTTGCGAACATCATGTCTGAAGACATGAATTTTTCTGATTACCACAAAATTATCGCAGGAATAAAAAAACATGCAGCCGACTGCGACGGCATCATCATCGGCCATGGCACCGACACGCTGGGCTACACGGCCGCTGCACTGGCATTTGCGCTCGAAACAATTAGTATTCCGGTTATTCTCGTCGGTTCGCAGCGCTCATCCGACCGCGGCAGCACCGATGCAGCGGCAAATCTTATCTGCGCAGCACAGTTCATCACCCAGACCAATTTTGCCGGCGTCGCGATATGCATGCACCACACCAGCAGTGATGATGTGTGCGCGATTCTCCCGCCGACAAAAACAAGAAAGATGCATACCAGCAGGCGTGACGCGTTCCAGCCGATCAACGCAGCACCAATTGCACTCGTTCACTATCCGACAGGAAAAGTTGATATTCTTGCCACTGACTATGCGCGGAAATCAGCCGGCACGCTCATGGTGCAAGAAAAGTTCTCGCCAAACATCGGGCTCCTGAAAGTGCATCCATCCATCAAGCCCGAGCTCGTTGAATTTTTTGCAAAAAACTATGCAGGCATTGTCATCGAAGGCACTGGGTTGGGCCATGCGCCAACCAACACGCCAGAAAATCTCAAGAATTATGAAACGCTCAAAAAGTACATCAAACAAGGAGGTATCGTTGCAATAACGTCCCAATGCCTCTACGGCCGAGTCCATCCCTCTGTGTACACCAACCTGCGAAGGTTGGCAGAAATCGGTTGTATTTTCTGCGAAGATATGCTGCCGGAAACAGCGTACATAAAACTCGCCTGGCTCCTCGGCAATTATTCAGCCGACGAGGCAAAAATACACCTCGCCAAAAACATGCGCGGTGAAATCACCGAACGCAGCGAATATGAAGAAGAATTTCTCAAGATGAAGCAATGAGCCACGACTACGCACAGCTCGGATTGCGCATGGGGCTGGAAATTCACCAGCAGCTCGAAGGTAAAAAGTTGTTCTGCTTGTGCCCCACAACGAT
This genomic stretch from Candidatus Woesearchaeota archaeon harbors:
- a CDS encoding CDC48 family AAA ATPase, which translates into the protein MPKILNLKVAEAIQDDVNKGIVRIDSQLMNEIGVKSGDIVEISGERPTVGIADRAYPGDIGLNIVRMDGILRRNAKTSISEIVKVKKIEIAEAKRIVIAPARKGIRITAPPNTFRQSLLGRAVVKGDIISLGGARRRYHPLSGHSLVDEMVNSLEESMFGFPFGDLKFVIVETNPKKPIIITDLTEVVLSPQAVQIKEDEAFPEIAYEDIGGLSEEIKKIREMVELPLKHPEIFERLGIEPPKGILLYGPPGTGKTLLAKAVANETSAHFVLINGPEVMSKFYGQSEENLRKKFEEAEKNAPSIIFIDEIDAVAIKREESRGEVERRVVAQLLALMDGLKSRGKVIVIAATNLPDQIDGALRRPGRFDREIEIGVPDKEGRLNILKIHTRNMPILGSLYTDSLLTSIKDKIKQKEGEVKEKIKRDTEQIDALKKNNKLVDILILAKKEELNTIKSKIEELEEQKKKADPTVIYKVVEALRVLTKEYATASAEIKKREDQIAEETNKNKALLEEIHLTETNIARLKKLWNDEKAVLKAVEKIKNVEDARREYLPTDPRLMVIENTCTDDEHYQVLEACKLYGISVDDARREGAKEDLREIAGVTHGFVGADVAALAKETAMIVLRKVLPDLKLSEEEEISKEVLEKLKITKEDFMEALKVVHPSAMREVLVEVPNITWDDIGGHEDVKQELKEAVEWPLKHAEAFQRLGIRPPRGILLYGPPGAGKTLLAKAVANESEANFILVKGPELLSQWVGESEKAVRNVFKRARQTSPTIIFFDEIDALAPMRGANSDSHVTERVVNQLLTEMDGLEELKDVIVVAATNRPDILDTALLRPGRFDRIILTKIPDEDMRKKIFSVHTKKMPLGKDVVIDVLAKKTENYVGADIEAVCREAAILSLRKDMNAAEVPMASFEEALKKVKPSVTPDIEKAYEELQDKFKAARGKQMIAERPSYFG
- the gatD gene encoding Glu-tRNA(Gln) amidotransferase subunit GatD — translated: MSTHSQPAPGSRVKIQINKKGALKDIEGILMPTDDDAHTFVKLDSGYNLGVENKSIVKIQTISALSSKPTTAHHIPLAKNLPTITLLHTGGTIASKVDYESGGVTAKYSAHDLLQLVPELATIANIKTELVANIMSEDMNFSDYHKIIAGIKKHAADCDGIIIGHGTDTLGYTAAALAFALETISIPVILVGSQRSSDRGSTDAAANLICAAQFITQTNFAGVAICMHHTSSDDVCAILPPTKTRKMHTSRRDAFQPINAAPIALVHYPTGKVDILATDYARKSAGTLMVQEKFSPNIGLLKVHPSIKPELVEFFAKNYAGIVIEGTGLGHAPTNTPENLKNYETLKKYIKQGGIVAITSQCLYGRVHPSVYTNLRRLAEIGCIFCEDMLPETAYIKLAWLLGNYSADEAKIHLAKNMRGEITERSEYEEEFLKMKQ